In Lathyrus oleraceus cultivar Zhongwan6 chromosome 2, CAAS_Psat_ZW6_1.0, whole genome shotgun sequence, the DNA window catgtatGCACATATCCATCATTAATCGATTAATTCATAAATTCGATTAAAATCATATTTAATTGTTAAGTCATACTAAAACATCATCTATATAGTATCTAACTGAGTCTAACAATACCCAAAACATCCACAAAAGTCGAAGAATCAAAATATACAATTTAATATCATCAAAACAAGTATTTGTGCCCACTACAAACTCATAATGGGTTACCTATCATGGTAGTGACGCCCGCCACTGACCTAAACACTTCAGAATGTCACATATGTGACGACCGACTTGGAAAATAAGCATAGGCAGTATTACGGGTTACCTGTCACCAGCGTGACGCCCATCATCGCCCTCAAAACCATGACGCCCATTGTGGCGATGACGCCCGTCATCGGCCTGCAACCTGCAGAATGCGTCTTTTTCAATGGAGTTCATTACATAACTCTTAATTCTCATTCCAAAAATCGATGCAAAACAGAACATACAGGTTATATACTCATCAATAACATCTAATTTCATCAAATCAATAACTTTAATTCATGGTTCTCATAAAATCATATTATTCCCAAAACCTTTAAAATATCAACAATGGTGAATATATGCTAAATCATTAAAACAAAATTTGTCATACATCATAGCACACGAATTTCATCACCGATCATCATCACATATAGAAAATCAATCATCCATAACAGAATTATGCGAATAATTCAATGTTGTATTAGAGGTTAAGGATTCCTCAATTCTACCCCTCATGTATATACACGTTATTGAGATAGTTCTTCCCCTTACTTGGTTATCATAGAAGCAGTGTAAAAACTCTGTTCTTAATTCTCTAATCCCCTCTAAGTTCTAAGCTTTCTCTTGCCCTTTCCCTAGCCTACTATCTATTCTCTAATTTTCAATTATACATACTGATAAAACTCCCTAAAATTAGGTTATGTTCTAGTTTATATCATTAGGGTAAATATGCTCACAATTCTAATTCTAGCCCAAACTTTTATTCCTCTCACTCCTTCCCCCCTTCCACTCCACATAAATCACATTTTGGCCCCAAACTCTATATTTTCTATTAAATTAAATAAATCTAATAAAATactattattttaattattaaaattagCTTTAATAATTTAATCAAACTCTACTAGTCTCTAATTACTCTTTACACTCTCACCTTAATGGCACACACCCCACTACCCTTATTTATCTAATTAATATTACGCAATAATCAAATAAATACATAAAAAACATAATAAATCAAGTAATTTTAATAAATCAAAACgggggtgttacaactctcccccactaaaagaaAATTCGCTCTAAAAAATTACCTTAAGTAAATAGATTCAGATACAACTCCCTCATTTGGATCTCAAGCTCCCAAGTTATATTTTAACTAGTGGGTCCTCCCAATGCTAGCTTCACTAAGGTAATCTCCTTACCACACAACTGCTTCACTTCCTGGCCCTCTATCTGCATGGGTGATACCTCAACATTCAGGTTATCTCTCATATGcacatcatccacttggatcacatAAGACAGGTCCTAGATGTATTTCCTCAACTGAGACAGATGAAACACAACATATAGATTATCAAGACACAATGGTAAAGCAATCTGATAGGCCACTTCTCTTATCCTTTATAAAATTTGGTACATACCAATGAAACACAGAGTGAGCATTCGAGACTTCAAtgctcgaccaacaccagttactAGAGTAACTCTcagaaacacgtgatctccctcttagaactcaagtgctttccttctcttatcatgataactcttaTAGATAATTTACGAAGCTctcatcttctcttggatcacTTTGATTTTCGTTGTGGTCTGTTGGATCATCTTCGGTCGAATCACAACACCCTCTCCTGACTCATACTAACATAAAGGTGCCatacaccttctaccatacaatGCCTCAAACGGTGTCATTCAAATGATCGAATGGAAAGtgttgttgtaggtaaactcaatcaacggtaaaaAGAATCATCCTAAGCACCACTTTCTTCTAACACACATGCCCTTAACAAGTCTTCTAAGGATTGAATAGTCATCTATGTTTGACCATCTGTCCGCGGGTGATAAGCATAACTCAAACATAGCTTTATacccaaagccttctgcaaaaTCTCCCAGAACCTCGATGTAAACCTTAAATCCCTGTCAGATATAATGCTGGATGGAATCTCATGCAAATTGATAATCTTCTTAATATACAACTCTATTAACTTTTCCAATGGATAGTTAAGTCAAATTGGAACGAAGTGAGTTGATTTAGTCAACCTATCCACAATAACCCAAATGGCATCACATTTCTTCACTGTCTATGGCAAACCAGACACAAAGTCCATCGAAATATTGTCCCATTTCCACTCAGGGATAAACAACGATTGCATTAAACCCAATGGCTTATGATTCTTAACTTTTGACTTTTGTCAAATCAAACACGCATATACGAACTCAGTAATTTCCTTCTTCATTCGtggccaccaaaacatctttctcaagtcatgatacattttagtagcaccaggataAATACTTAATCCACTCATGtgaccttcctcaagaatactcttcttaagttccGACACATCTGGCACACAAACTTTATCTTTGAATCTTATGACACCATTCTCGTCAATTCTAAAatcgccaccttgaccttgattaATGAACACCAATCCGTCAACCAATCCTAAGTCGACCTTCTAACCTTATCTGATCTCTTTAAGAACGCCATTAGTCAACTTCAACATACCCAAACCTCACGTTGTTACGAGTCATTTCACATACTAAACTAAAATGTCTGAATTGTTCAATCAACTCCAACTCTCGAACCATAAGCATATACATATGCAACGATTTTCTACTTAAAACATTTATGGGAGCAAACTAGATAGAAATTTGGGGCGTGACTCAAAGTTAGTATGAGTTATGTGTGTTTAAGGTGCGtccggagatgtatctccgaatTGTAAgaatattttgaattttttagGAGGGTGTAATAGTAATATACAAGTTCCTTAAGTAATTCCTAGAAATATACTAAATCCAATCTTGGGCCTTAACTTTTGGCCCAACGTTTAACAATACATTTATCGGAAAAACCCTAATCTTATTCTCCATTTTTCTGCCACCAGCTTCTTCAGTCGTTCCCGCTCGTGAACCAGCCTCAGGTATATCTCGCCTCTCAATCTCTTTCCATATTCTTTAACGCAGTTACAGTTCTTCACGCTGTTCTCCTTCCAGATCTTAACTCTGCACACTAATTTTGCTGTGAATTTTCCGATACACTGGTTATTTCAATTTTGTTTGTAAATTTTTAGAACGAATTTAGATATGCTAGGCTAGATTGGTATAGTAATCATATTCATGTTTTATGATATCTTCGTGATTTTTGGTTGATATTTGAAGGTAAGCAATGGTGAAGCATAACAATGTTATCCCTAATGAACACTTCAGAAAGCACTGGCAAAACTATGTGAAGACATGGTTTAATCAGCCAGCAAGGAAAACAAGAAGACGGTTGGGTAATTAATTTTCTCGTAGtattattttgtttaattcatttTATGTATTGAAAATTGAAAGTTATGTTAGTTTTGGATTAGTGTTGATGGTTACTTGATTTCACTGACTTGTTGTGGATGGTGTATTCTTCAGCTCGCCAGAAGAAAGCTGTTAAGATTTTCCCCAGGCCTACTGCTGGACCTCTCAGGCCCATTGTTCATGGACAAACTCAGAAATATAACATGAAACTTAGGGCTGGTAAAGGATTTTCTCTGGAGGAATTAAAGGTATAATAATGTCTTTGAGTGGCTTGTGTCCTTGACTTTTGTAATTTTTCTTGATCATGCAATTATATGAAGTTATAGGATCTCTATCCGACGATgttaaaatttatttttatgtTATATATGTTAAAACTTGATATACATCATGTCTAGGCATTTTCATGTTCTTATTAGCGGTATCAGTACATAGAAACTggttttcattttatttttccTTTTAATTTCATTTCGCACAGAATGAATAGATGTTATGTCGGTTTTTTCTGATTGCTGTTTTTCTGCTATTGGTATCAATATCATTGaattgtattgtattgtatttcATTACATTGAATTGTATTTGACCAACCTGACCGTATGGAGTAGCATTTCCACAGGGTTGGCTAGCCAACTTAGTTAAGGGTTTTGCTTTTAAGGTATATTGTTTGGCCCTAACACTAATTGAATTGTAGAAACCTTGACCATCAAGGGCTAGGACTGATATATTATCCATGCTTTTCTGGCCTCTAGGTCTTGAAATCGATGAGTAACCTTAGAAGTTTGTTGGATAAGCATGTAGTACATATAACTATGTATTGTAGCTTTGATGTTCTTCTTTAACTTTATCTATCTAATTAATGTACAGAATGTAACTAATATTGTAACTTTGATGTTCTTCTCTAACTTTATTTATCTATCTGTTTGTATGTTTCTTATATGTTACATTGTAGGCTGATGGATAAGCATGTAGTACATAATATAACTATGTATTGTAACTTTAATGTTCTTTGAGTAAATCTATTTCATCGTATACATCTTATATCTTATATGTTACCTTGTAGGCTGCTGGCATTCCCCAAAAGCTTGCCAGAACTATCGGTGTTTCTGTTGATCATCGCCGTAGGAACCGATCCTTGGAGGGTCTGCAAGCCAATGTGCAGAGGTTGAAAACATACAAGGCTAAGTTGGTCGTCTTCCCAAGACGTGCACGCA includes these proteins:
- the LOC127119857 gene encoding 60S ribosomal protein L13-1, whose amino-acid sequence is MVKHNNVIPNEHFRKHWQNYVKTWFNQPARKTRRRLARQKKAVKIFPRPTAGPLRPIVHGQTQKYNMKLRAGKGFSLEELKAAGIPQKLARTIGVSVDHRRRNRSLEGLQANVQRLKTYKAKLVVFPRRARKVKAGDSTPEELANATQVQGSYLPIVREKPSVELVKITDEMKAFKAYYKLRLERTNKRHLGARLKRAAEAEKEDKK